A window of Cohnella herbarum contains these coding sequences:
- a CDS encoding SDR family NAD(P)-dependent oxidoreductase produces the protein MKVVIIGASRGLGLELTRKFLEEGHTVAAGFRNHPSHALEELSVQYSDKAMLFSSDVKNEEEIRKGAERCAGFLQEADALCNAAGVLLPGDRVNLLHQSSVDELRETFEVNTIGAVIVAKNFYPVIKKGGKLLTVTSEGPAIKNCGTWVPCYALSKTAATKVSGIFNRSIEDVDFYSVHPGRMNTDMGRTTAQIEPQEAAEGFYRLMTGETPMSRDEWYINYKGEPMDA, from the coding sequence ATGAAGGTCGTGATTATAGGTGCCTCGCGTGGACTTGGATTGGAACTTACGCGAAAGTTTCTGGAAGAGGGACATACAGTGGCGGCAGGCTTCCGTAATCATCCGTCGCATGCTTTGGAGGAACTGAGTGTACAGTACAGCGATAAGGCGATGCTGTTCTCGTCCGATGTGAAGAATGAGGAGGAGATCCGGAAGGGGGCAGAACGGTGCGCCGGGTTTTTACAGGAAGCGGACGCGCTTTGCAACGCGGCCGGCGTTCTGCTGCCGGGCGATCGGGTGAATTTACTTCATCAAAGCAGCGTGGACGAGTTACGCGAAACTTTTGAAGTCAACACCATTGGCGCCGTCATCGTGGCGAAAAACTTTTATCCCGTCATCAAAAAAGGCGGCAAACTCCTTACGGTTACTTCCGAGGGTCCCGCCATAAAAAATTGCGGCACATGGGTTCCCTGTTACGCCCTATCCAAAACGGCCGCCACCAAAGTTTCCGGCATATTCAATCGCTCAATAGAGGATGTGGATTTTTATTCGGTGCATCCCGGCCGGATGAATACCGACATGGGAAGAACGACCGCGCAGATAGAGCCGCAAGAAGCGGCGGAGGGCTTTTACAGACTGATGACCGGGGAGACGCCGATGTCGCGCGACGAGTGGTACATCAACTATAAAGGCGAACCCATGGATGCTTGA
- a CDS encoding DMT family transporter — MKSSTEKIFTHPLGIMAAAAGATFLWGSAFPIIKLSYEELGIGKEHLYEQILFAGYRFTLAALLILLFMKLMGRSIAYQPGTLIGVGKIGLFQTLLQYLLFYYGMSGSTGVQGSIIAGTTSFFQILVAHYMYASDRITTRKTMGLLVGFGGVVLVGLSKGASTVQFGLPEICLLLAMFFGGLGNVLSKKQSERLDILYMTSYQMLFGGVALTVIGAAGAGLQPFAFIWSSAAMLLYLAVLSSVGFVLWNTVMKYNKVGSISMYLFLIPVFGVFLSAALLNEELHLIVWAALALVVAGIVVVNGGKKKA, encoded by the coding sequence ATGAAATCGTCCACGGAGAAAATATTCACGCATCCGCTAGGCATAATGGCTGCCGCGGCGGGGGCTACTTTTTTATGGGGAAGCGCGTTTCCGATTATTAAGCTTAGCTATGAAGAGCTTGGCATCGGCAAGGAGCACCTGTACGAGCAAATTTTATTCGCCGGCTATCGATTCACATTGGCCGCGCTATTGATCTTGCTATTCATGAAATTAATGGGCAGAAGCATCGCTTACCAACCGGGAACGCTGATCGGCGTCGGGAAGATCGGATTGTTCCAGACGTTGCTGCAATACTTATTATTCTATTACGGAATGAGCGGTTCTACGGGCGTGCAAGGCTCCATTATCGCGGGGACGACTTCTTTCTTTCAAATTTTGGTGGCGCACTACATGTATGCTTCCGATCGGATTACGACGCGGAAAACAATGGGTTTGCTAGTCGGATTCGGGGGAGTCGTTCTCGTCGGCTTATCGAAAGGCGCGTCTACCGTACAGTTCGGCTTACCCGAAATTTGTTTGCTGCTCGCGATGTTCTTCGGCGGACTCGGAAACGTATTGTCGAAGAAACAATCGGAACGGCTGGACATTCTGTACATGACCTCTTACCAGATGCTGTTCGGGGGAGTGGCGCTGACGGTCATCGGCGCTGCGGGAGCGGGCTTGCAGCCGTTCGCGTTTATTTGGAGCTCGGCGGCGATGCTGTTGTATCTTGCCGTATTATCGTCCGTCGGTTTCGTATTGTGGAACACGGTTATGAAATACAACAAGGTCGGAAGCATCTCGATGTACTTATTCCTCATCCCGGTATTCGGCGTCTTCTTGTCGGCCGCTTTGCTGAATGAAGAGCTGCACCTGATCGTCTGGGCGGCGCTCGCGTTGGTTGTCGCGGGGATCGTTGTCGTTAACGGAGGCAAGAAGAAAGCTTGA
- a CDS encoding LacI family DNA-binding transcriptional regulator: MKKPITIHDIAKIANVSSATVSRVLSNSDYPVSKALREKIQRIAKEENYIPNLLGKQLKTNSSMTLGVIIPSISNPFYSSVMLGIEEAARKKNFHVILCNSLQNPELEDEYLKTIVEKQVKGLIISSISKDKKLLKSFIKTGLNVVAMDQKIDEENLCQIEFDYRKGGYLATKHLIAKGHRRIGYVTSLLDRPSRRSIFQGYSDAMSESGLEARIEEAESEEVYKGIYEFDSGKKLTGNLLSDPNPPTAIFACNDIMAFGVINELTLRGIQVPDDISVMGFDGIDFGQMIHPPLTTIKQPDYEMGKLACTMLLEMMGGDSSDSLNIMLQPKLVERESVRERS, from the coding sequence GTGAAAAAACCAATTACCATACATGATATCGCCAAAATAGCCAACGTTTCTTCGGCAACCGTTTCCCGCGTTCTCAGCAATAGCGATTATCCGGTCAGCAAAGCTTTAAGAGAAAAGATACAGCGCATCGCGAAAGAGGAAAATTATATTCCGAATCTGTTGGGCAAACAATTGAAGACGAACTCCAGCATGACGTTGGGCGTTATTATTCCCTCTATTAGCAATCCATTCTATTCTTCGGTGATGCTAGGGATAGAAGAAGCCGCCCGAAAGAAAAATTTTCACGTTATTCTGTGCAACTCCCTGCAAAATCCGGAGCTTGAGGACGAGTATTTGAAAACGATCGTCGAAAAGCAGGTGAAGGGATTAATTATTTCTTCGATCTCCAAGGACAAGAAGTTGTTGAAAAGCTTTATTAAGACAGGACTCAACGTAGTCGCCATGGATCAAAAAATCGATGAAGAGAATCTCTGCCAGATCGAGTTCGACTACCGCAAAGGCGGTTATTTGGCTACCAAACATTTAATCGCCAAAGGCCATCGGCGCATAGGTTACGTGACATCGCTATTGGACCGTCCAAGCCGTAGAAGCATTTTCCAAGGTTACAGCGACGCGATGTCCGAATCCGGACTGGAAGCTCGCATCGAAGAAGCGGAGTCCGAGGAAGTGTATAAAGGCATTTACGAATTCGACAGCGGCAAAAAGCTGACGGGAAATTTGCTCTCGGATCCTAACCCTCCGACGGCTATTTTCGCATGCAACGATATTATGGCTTTCGGAGTCATTAACGAACTGACGCTTCGGGGAATTCAAGTGCCGGACGACATATCGGTCATGGGATTCGACGGAATCGATTTCGGCCAGATGATTCATCCCCCGTTGACTACCATTAAGCAGCCGGATTACGAAATGGGGAAATTGGCTTGCACGATGCTGCTTGAAATGATGGGAGGAGACAGTTCCGATTCGCTTAATATCATGTTGCAGCCGAAGCTTGTTGAAAGGGAATCGGTTCGGGAAAGAAGTTAA
- a CDS encoding ABC transporter substrate-binding protein, protein MKRLTLSIVVLLLCTVVLAACSSSNDKSEPSGTPSAGASATSAPSESAPAAKSAKLKIGLPGAYDVTSKEIIDGFIAKFPNIKVELQDAPWGDFTSKIATQIAGGTSPDVWLQENAVILGYGKRGVAEDLAPYIQRDLQDGNYIDTLFAAKTPEGNVWGVPHGTNPIALAYNKKVFDDAGIPYPTDDWTYDDLIETSKKLTKKDDKGNVQIYGFVGSISITQGWFPWIKQAGGQALDETKTKSMFSDPKTVAGLQSLVNGINDGYFTNGDFLTANGGDVQSFAEGKAAMYFLQYGNQVSINGNFPDTNWDVVKIPKGAEGKRYVPTVTNAWLISSKASQDSKDAAWEFLKYYLSDEAQAIVAKSGSTLPVNKTALQVLDGDTSKPLNKKAFTDGIAEAGVTLDENATWNEWRIVVQQVVNEIVDGNMTVEEGVKEIDAKVQPILDGKS, encoded by the coding sequence ATGAAAAGGCTTACACTCTCGATTGTCGTCCTACTGTTGTGCACGGTTGTCTTGGCGGCATGTTCTTCCTCCAACGACAAATCGGAACCGAGCGGCACTCCAAGCGCGGGAGCGAGCGCCACGTCGGCTCCGTCCGAATCGGCGCCCGCCGCTAAGTCGGCTAAACTAAAGATCGGTCTTCCCGGCGCTTACGATGTAACGAGTAAAGAAATCATCGATGGCTTCATCGCCAAATTTCCTAACATCAAAGTCGAATTACAGGACGCGCCATGGGGCGATTTCACTTCGAAGATCGCGACGCAAATCGCCGGGGGAACTAGTCCCGACGTATGGCTGCAGGAAAACGCGGTCATTCTTGGATACGGCAAACGCGGAGTCGCCGAAGATTTAGCTCCTTATATCCAACGCGATCTGCAGGATGGCAATTATATAGATACTTTGTTTGCCGCGAAAACGCCGGAAGGCAACGTCTGGGGAGTGCCGCACGGCACGAATCCGATCGCGCTGGCTTACAACAAAAAAGTGTTCGACGACGCGGGCATTCCTTATCCGACCGACGATTGGACTTATGACGATCTGATCGAAACTTCTAAGAAGCTAACTAAGAAAGACGATAAAGGCAACGTGCAAATTTACGGATTCGTAGGCTCCATTTCGATTACGCAAGGCTGGTTTCCTTGGATCAAGCAAGCGGGCGGCCAGGCGCTTGACGAAACGAAGACGAAATCGATGTTCTCCGATCCGAAAACGGTTGCGGGTCTGCAATCGCTCGTAAACGGGATTAACGACGGTTACTTTACGAACGGGGATTTCTTGACCGCTAACGGCGGCGACGTTCAAAGCTTCGCGGAAGGCAAAGCGGCGATGTATTTCCTTCAATACGGGAACCAAGTTTCGATTAACGGCAACTTCCCGGATACGAATTGGGACGTCGTGAAAATACCGAAAGGCGCGGAAGGCAAACGTTATGTTCCGACGGTTACGAACGCATGGTTGATTTCCTCCAAAGCTTCTCAGGATTCTAAAGACGCTGCGTGGGAATTCCTGAAATATTACTTAAGCGACGAAGCCCAAGCGATCGTGGCTAAGAGCGGTTCGACGCTGCCGGTCAATAAAACGGCGCTGCAAGTGCTTGACGGCGATACTTCCAAACCGCTGAACAAGAAAGCATTTACGGACGGCATCGCGGAAGCCGGCGTCACGCTTGACGAGAACGCGACTTGGAACGAATGGCGCATCGTGGTCCAGCAAGTCGTGAATGAAATCGTCGACGGAAACATGACGGTGGAAGAAGGCGTCAAAGAAATCGACGCTAAAGTCCAACCGATACTGGATGGCAAGTCGTAA
- a CDS encoding carbohydrate ABC transporter permease: MQKQGYWGYLFTAPFVINIILFIAFPIFFSAYISFTHWDLFNPPEWVGLDNWVRLFKQDSFWVSLRNVLFFALIFVPLQTILAFVVAYMLNQSLRGSTVFRLLYFMPVVTPWIASALLWAWLYNYKFGMINWLLESLGVDPVKWLDSKYWWLTIGSVAIVNVWKGIGDSMIAMLAGMQNVPKEVLESAEIDGANKWKQLTKIVFPLVSPMIYLVMLLSTIAAFQAFDAFLGMYGALDAGSVQERNMVPNLLIYRDAFLLTKMGPASAMAWALFVIILAFTLFQRYFEKRWVHYD, encoded by the coding sequence ATGCAAAAGCAAGGATACTGGGGTTACTTATTTACGGCGCCATTCGTCATTAACATTATTTTGTTTATCGCTTTTCCGATTTTTTTCTCGGCATACATCTCTTTTACCCATTGGGACTTATTCAATCCGCCGGAATGGGTCGGTTTGGACAACTGGGTTCGCCTCTTTAAACAAGATTCATTTTGGGTTTCCTTACGCAACGTGCTATTTTTCGCCTTGATCTTCGTTCCCTTGCAGACCATTCTGGCTTTCGTGGTCGCTTACATGCTGAATCAATCGCTACGCGGCAGCACCGTGTTCCGCTTGTTGTATTTCATGCCGGTCGTTACGCCGTGGATCGCGAGCGCCTTGTTATGGGCATGGCTCTATAACTACAAGTTCGGAATGATCAACTGGTTACTGGAAAGCCTCGGCGTAGATCCGGTGAAATGGCTGGACAGCAAGTATTGGTGGCTTACGATCGGCAGCGTCGCCATCGTGAACGTCTGGAAAGGCATCGGCGATTCCATGATCGCGATGCTGGCCGGAATGCAGAACGTGCCTAAAGAAGTTCTGGAGTCGGCTGAAATAGACGGCGCGAATAAATGGAAGCAATTGACGAAAATCGTGTTCCCGCTCGTATCTCCGATGATTTATCTCGTCATGCTGCTCTCGACGATCGCCGCTTTCCAAGCGTTCGACGCTTTCCTCGGCATGTACGGCGCCTTGGATGCGGGGAGCGTTCAGGAGAGGAACATGGTTCCTAACCTGCTGATCTACCGCGACGCTTTCTTGTTGACCAAGATGGGTCCGGCTTCCGCAATGGCTTGGGCATTGTTCGTGATCATATTGGCCTTCACGCTTTTCCAAAGATACTTTGAGAAAAGGTGGGTTCATTATGACTAA
- a CDS encoding carbohydrate ABC transporter permease yields the protein MTNRSPVSKTVIYVLLTLGAVMMAFPFFWMLSTSFKTVGGVSQLPPQLIPNPFKWENYVTVWEKVNFGRYTLNSTIIVVLDLAGTLLSCSMVAFGLAMFRFKLRKPIYIVMLATLMMPSQVTLIPSYFIWKTFGTLNTYYPLILPSFLGGAFGIFLIHQFMKSLPGELYEAAVIDGYNPLQILIKIYIPLCKPALAALSVFTFMGSWNNTLGPLIYLQDKSLYTLPLGLLYLRSNTDANTALLMAGAVIITTPVVIVYLIAQKQFVQGIAFTGLKG from the coding sequence ATGACTAATCGAAGCCCGGTCAGCAAGACGGTCATCTACGTTCTCTTGACTCTCGGGGCGGTAATGATGGCGTTCCCGTTCTTCTGGATGTTATCGACCTCATTCAAAACCGTTGGCGGAGTGTCGCAATTGCCGCCGCAATTAATACCGAATCCATTCAAATGGGAAAATTACGTGACGGTCTGGGAGAAAGTCAACTTCGGTCGTTATACGCTCAATAGCACGATCATCGTCGTTTTGGATTTGGCGGGTACGCTGCTTTCTTGCTCGATGGTGGCGTTCGGTTTGGCCATGTTCAGGTTCAAACTGCGCAAGCCGATCTACATCGTCATGTTGGCCACGCTGATGATGCCATCGCAAGTTACGTTAATTCCGAGTTATTTTATCTGGAAAACGTTCGGTACGCTGAATACGTATTACCCGCTTATCTTGCCTAGTTTCCTCGGCGGCGCGTTCGGGATTTTCCTGATCCATCAGTTCATGAAGAGCTTGCCGGGAGAGCTGTACGAAGCGGCCGTTATCGACGGATACAATCCGTTGCAGATCTTAATCAAAATCTATATCCCTTTGTGCAAACCGGCTCTTGCGGCGCTGAGCGTCTTTACGTTCATGGGATCTTGGAACAATACGCTGGGTCCTCTGATTTACTTGCAGGATAAGAGTCTCTATACGCTTCCTCTCGGACTGCTGTATTTGAGATCGAATACGGATGCCAATACCGCCCTGCTGATGGCCGGAGCCGTTATTATTACCACGCCTGTCGTAATCGTCTATTTGATTGCGCAGAAGCAATTCGTTCAAGGGATTGCGTTCACCGGACTAAAAGGGTAG
- a CDS encoding Gfo/Idh/MocA family protein translates to MKRYALVGAGMRALHMFARPMATELKDDLVFCGVYDKNPVRAKLLSEDCGGIPVFDHFGRMLKEARPDVVVVASTDNTHHYYIIEAMEAGCDVISEKPMTIDADKAALILEAEKRTGRTLTVTFNLRFAPYFARVKQLLAEGAIGEIDHISLDWYLDRVHGAEYFRRWHAELANSGGLLVHKSTHHFDIVNWWMDSHPSEVHAFGSRRFYGPTRAERGERCLTCEHKSTCEFYYDLTADPIMDSFYLQAESEDGYYRDQCVFGGRIDIYDNMSVNARYESGALLTYSLVAYSPYEGWKATINGRDGRMELENRYGNFDMSQSSNSVIRIVKPDGEVITVEVPSHADGHGGGDQKLRRMLFKGDVADPLGQQAGSLAGAMSLMIGDAANRSIQTGSSVDIDAKAFA, encoded by the coding sequence ATGAAGAGATACGCGCTTGTGGGCGCAGGGATGAGAGCTCTGCATATGTTCGCCAGACCGATGGCGACGGAGTTGAAAGACGATCTGGTTTTCTGCGGAGTATACGACAAAAATCCGGTACGCGCCAAGTTGTTAAGCGAAGATTGCGGCGGGATTCCGGTGTTCGATCATTTCGGGCGAATGCTGAAGGAAGCCCGGCCGGACGTCGTTGTCGTCGCCAGCACGGACAATACCCATCATTATTACATTATCGAGGCCATGGAAGCAGGCTGCGACGTGATCTCCGAGAAGCCGATGACGATAGATGCGGACAAGGCCGCATTGATCTTGGAGGCGGAGAAGAGAACGGGACGCACGTTGACCGTCACCTTTAATCTGCGGTTCGCGCCGTATTTCGCTAGGGTTAAGCAACTTCTGGCGGAAGGAGCGATCGGGGAAATCGATCATATTTCGTTGGATTGGTACTTGGATCGGGTACACGGCGCGGAATATTTTCGCAGATGGCATGCGGAGTTGGCGAACAGCGGAGGGTTGCTCGTCCATAAGTCGACGCATCACTTCGATATCGTCAACTGGTGGATGGACAGCCATCCGAGCGAAGTGCACGCGTTCGGTTCCCGCCGCTTCTACGGACCGACCCGAGCGGAACGCGGCGAACGCTGCCTGACTTGCGAACATAAATCGACTTGCGAGTTTTATTACGATTTAACGGCGGATCCGATCATGGACAGCTTTTACTTGCAAGCGGAATCGGAAGACGGCTATTATCGCGACCAATGCGTGTTCGGCGGACGAATCGATATTTACGACAATATGTCGGTGAACGCCCGTTACGAAAGCGGTGCGTTGCTCACCTATTCTCTAGTGGCTTACAGTCCGTACGAGGGCTGGAAGGCGACGATCAACGGTCGCGACGGCAGAATGGAATTGGAGAACCGCTACGGCAACTTCGATATGAGTCAATCTTCGAACAGCGTCATTCGCATCGTTAAGCCCGACGGAGAGGTCATTACGGTAGAAGTTCCAAGTCATGCGGACGGCCATGGCGGCGGCGACCAAAAGCTGAGAAGAATGCTGTTCAAGGGCGACGTCGCGGATCCGCTGGGCCAGCAAGCGGGAAGCTTGGCGGGCGCGATGTCGCTGATGATCGGGGATGCCGCGAACCGGTCGATTCAGACGGGTTCTTCGGTTGACATCGATGCCAAAGCGTTCGCTTAA
- a CDS encoding alpha/beta hydrolase family protein has translation MTAISDLEKYRCTLFDTRDQLKRFIFDRSDEAFARGDETRDRLRDIAQVEQRAAEMREKLIASFGGLPSSDSPLNSRVTGVVVRPGFRIEKVIFESRPGHYVTSNLYIPEGTTAPGAAVLFLCGHEREAKHGEYYQRVCQTIALAGLAVFAIDPIGQGERLSYSRSGDSQPAIGWGTHEHEHAGIQCLPLGDGLARYFVHDAMRAVDYLCTREEVDPLRIGVTGHSGGGTQTSLLMICDERIAAAAPGTFIMNRQMYMHAGGVQDSEQVWPGMSGLGFDHEDILICFAPKPLQVLAVQYDFFPIEATRRTVGRCRRFWEMHGKSDNLLLTEDASLHRYTDRLAEAAAAFFRKHLLQHEQESPDNNRLSLLPPQELWCTRTGYVSEELDDSRIVLDENIVKADELTFKRASASNEHRRDKALSWLRSKVIDPRSPHDPNPRIVPVGVTDGLHVEYVMWWSQSGIMNSAFVLRGEAPSEEYVWPVSLAVWEGGTTRIGKHWDWIRQTCESGKAAFVLNVSGVGPHAPYPIFDKPSLAFFGVVHKLADDLLWLGDSLAALRTYDVIRCLDLIGLSDVRKYGQIEGYAAGRYGIYLELAGALDGRIREIRTINGLESVTNWVKAVEYDEDDVMGVILPGMLEHFDLPDLREWRDNQLLRGHPHIIR, from the coding sequence ATGACAGCGATATCCGATCTGGAAAAGTACAGATGTACATTGTTCGATACGAGGGACCAGTTGAAGCGATTTATATTCGACCGCTCGGACGAGGCGTTCGCCCGAGGAGACGAAACGCGCGACCGGTTACGCGATATCGCTCAAGTTGAACAACGCGCGGCGGAGATGCGGGAGAAGCTGATCGCTTCGTTCGGAGGGTTGCCTTCTAGCGATTCTCCTCTGAATTCCCGCGTAACGGGAGTCGTCGTACGTCCGGGTTTTCGGATCGAGAAAGTGATTTTCGAGTCGAGGCCCGGTCATTACGTCACTTCGAATCTTTATATTCCGGAAGGTACGACCGCTCCCGGCGCTGCCGTTCTGTTCCTGTGCGGACATGAACGGGAAGCCAAACACGGCGAGTATTATCAGCGGGTTTGCCAGACGATCGCGCTAGCCGGATTAGCGGTGTTTGCCATCGATCCGATCGGTCAAGGAGAGAGACTGAGCTATTCTCGATCCGGTGATTCGCAGCCGGCAATCGGCTGGGGGACTCATGAGCATGAGCACGCGGGAATCCAATGCTTGCCGTTAGGCGATGGTCTTGCCCGCTATTTCGTTCACGATGCGATGCGGGCCGTCGATTACTTGTGCACGCGGGAAGAAGTCGATCCGCTTCGGATCGGAGTGACGGGTCATTCCGGAGGCGGCACGCAGACATCGCTGCTCATGATATGCGACGAACGAATCGCCGCCGCGGCTCCGGGCACCTTCATCATGAACAGGCAGATGTATATGCATGCCGGAGGGGTGCAGGATTCGGAGCAGGTTTGGCCCGGAATGAGCGGATTGGGATTCGACCACGAGGATATTCTGATCTGTTTCGCGCCGAAGCCGCTTCAAGTGCTTGCCGTTCAATACGATTTTTTCCCGATCGAAGCAACCCGGCGCACGGTCGGTCGATGCAGGAGATTCTGGGAGATGCACGGGAAAAGCGACAATCTTCTGTTGACCGAAGACGCTTCGTTGCATCGGTACACGGATCGGCTCGCCGAGGCCGCCGCTGCTTTCTTCCGTAAACATTTGCTTCAACATGAACAGGAAAGCCCGGACAACAACCGACTTAGCCTGTTGCCGCCGCAAGAACTGTGGTGTACGCGAACCGGGTACGTGAGCGAAGAGTTGGACGATTCGAGAATCGTTTTGGACGAAAATATTGTCAAAGCCGACGAACTGACTTTCAAACGCGCGAGTGCTTCGAATGAGCATCGACGGGATAAGGCGCTGAGTTGGTTGCGTTCGAAAGTGATAGACCCCCGATCGCCGCACGATCCGAATCCCCGTATCGTCCCGGTAGGCGTGACGGACGGATTACATGTCGAATACGTCATGTGGTGGTCGCAATCGGGGATTATGAACAGCGCCTTCGTCTTACGGGGCGAAGCGCCTTCGGAAGAGTACGTTTGGCCTGTTTCCCTTGCCGTATGGGAGGGGGGCACGACCCGAATCGGCAAGCATTGGGATTGGATACGGCAAACCTGCGAGTCGGGCAAAGCGGCGTTCGTCTTGAATGTCTCGGGAGTAGGGCCGCATGCTCCGTATCCGATATTCGACAAGCCGTCGTTGGCTTTCTTCGGCGTCGTGCATAAGCTGGCCGATGATCTGCTCTGGTTGGGAGATAGTTTGGCAGCCTTGCGAACTTACGACGTCATCCGTTGCCTCGATCTGATCGGGCTGTCGGACGTACGGAAATACGGTCAAATTGAGGGGTATGCGGCTGGGCGATACGGAATATATTTGGAGCTAGCCGGGGCGCTGGACGGAAGAATTCGGGAGATTCGGACGATCAACGGACTCGAGAGCGTGACGAACTGGGTTAAAGCCGTCGAGTACGATGAAGACGACGTCATGGGCGTCATCCTGCCGGGAATGCTGGAACACTTCGATCTGCCCGATCTGAGAGAATGGCGAGATAATCAATTACTACGCGGACATCCACATATTATTCGATAG
- a CDS encoding glucosamine-6-phosphate deaminase, with the protein MKLNILENADRMGYEAALESAELLRKIIGEQGRARIVLSTGASQFEFLRHFIKQDIEWNKVEMFHLDEYIALSEQHPASFRKYLKERFLQHVGVENYWLINGEGDVQATIGQLNEEIGKAPIDLALIGIGENAHIAFNDPPANFEVGDPYIVVDLNDACKNQQVGEGWFASPEDVPQQAITMTVKQILRSRHIISCVPHKAKAKAIGLAINNDVDRNVPATILKTHASWTLYLDRESSQEIYVWPETAQ; encoded by the coding sequence ATGAAACTCAACATACTGGAAAACGCCGATCGCATGGGATATGAAGCGGCTCTAGAGAGCGCTGAACTCTTAAGGAAAATTATCGGCGAGCAAGGCCGAGCTCGTATCGTCCTATCGACCGGCGCGTCGCAATTCGAGTTTTTACGGCATTTTATCAAACAGGATATCGAATGGAACAAAGTCGAAATGTTTCATTTGGATGAATATATCGCATTGTCGGAGCAACACCCGGCGAGCTTCCGCAAATATTTGAAGGAACGGTTCCTTCAACACGTCGGAGTCGAAAATTACTGGTTGATCAACGGGGAAGGCGACGTGCAAGCGACGATCGGGCAATTAAACGAAGAAATCGGCAAAGCGCCGATCGATCTGGCCTTGATCGGTATCGGGGAGAACGCTCATATCGCCTTTAACGATCCTCCGGCGAATTTCGAGGTGGGAGATCCTTATATCGTCGTGGATCTAAACGATGCCTGCAAAAATCAGCAGGTCGGGGAAGGCTGGTTCGCATCGCCGGAAGACGTGCCGCAACAGGCGATTACGATGACGGTCAAGCAAATCTTGCGCAGTCGCCATATCATCTCTTGCGTTCCGCACAAGGCGAAAGCGAAAGCGATCGGATTGGCGATCAACAATGACGTAGACCGGAACGTTCCGGCGACGATTCTGAAAACCCATGCGAGTTGGACGCTGTATCTGGATCGGGAATCTTCGCAGGAAATCTACGTTTGGCCGGAGACGGCCCAATGA